The following proteins are co-located in the Microbacterium sp. SORGH_AS_0888 genome:
- a CDS encoding cytochrome c biogenesis CcdA family protein, protein MTGVVADGALWLAVPIAIAAGLVSFLSPCVLPLVPGYLGFVGGAVAPRSGGQAGRGRLLGGVLLFIAGFTVVFMAMNILGGTFGAFFFTYRDVITRVMGVVIILLGLVFIGLFGFAQRTLKPTVKGNLGLVGAPLLGLAMGLGWAPCIGPTLAVILGLSFDQASAGRGAVLGLAYSLGLGIPFVLITLGFGWATRSVAFVRRHIRAVNIVGGALLIALGLAMVTGLWGMLMSQLQGVIAGVTPAL, encoded by the coding sequence GTGACCGGAGTCGTCGCCGACGGCGCGCTGTGGCTCGCGGTGCCGATCGCGATCGCGGCCGGGCTCGTGTCCTTCCTCTCGCCGTGCGTGCTCCCGCTCGTGCCGGGATACCTCGGATTCGTGGGCGGCGCCGTCGCTCCCCGCAGCGGCGGGCAGGCCGGCCGCGGACGCCTCCTCGGCGGGGTGCTGCTGTTCATCGCCGGGTTCACGGTCGTGTTCATGGCCATGAACATCCTGGGCGGCACCTTCGGCGCGTTCTTCTTCACGTACCGCGACGTGATCACCCGCGTCATGGGCGTCGTGATCATCCTCCTCGGGCTCGTGTTCATCGGGCTCTTCGGGTTCGCCCAGCGCACCCTCAAGCCCACCGTCAAGGGAAACCTCGGTCTCGTGGGGGCGCCGCTGCTCGGACTCGCGATGGGGCTGGGCTGGGCGCCCTGCATCGGCCCGACCCTCGCCGTCATCCTCGGGCTGTCGTTCGACCAGGCCTCCGCCGGCCGCGGCGCGGTGCTGGGCCTGGCCTACTCGCTCGGCCTCGGCATCCCGTTCGTGCTCATCACGCTCGGCTTCGGCTGGGCGACCCGGTCGGTCGCCTTCGTGCGCCGCCACATCCGCGCCGTCAACATCGTCGGCGGTGCCCTGCTGATCGCCCTGGGCCTGGCGATGGTCACGGGACTGTGGGGGATGCTGATGTCGCAGCTCCAGGGGGTGATCGCCGGTGTCACGCCCGCCCTCTGA
- a CDS encoding cytochrome c biogenesis protein ResB, translating to MSRPPSEDVETRESDPLRPTDHVDGDAPDDGITSPRLGVIGWLRWGWRQLTSMRTALVLLLLLAIAAVPGSIFPQRSADPNGVTQYFSENPSLAPVLDHLQLFDVYSSAWFSAIYILLFISLIGCVIPRTRHHWKALRSRPPRTPARLSRLADHASRVVMLQAGTDAAAAAEQAVAAAATLLRKSGYRVERYDRRDALSVSAERGYLRETGNLVFHIALVGVLIAVGVGGAFTYTGQRAIIEGTSFTNALTYYSSFNPGRFVSGDSLSPYSLTLDKFDISYVPSGEAGGGQAGDFAAHVTTTLPGGETSQGVVRVNHPMRVGGDSVYLMGNGYAPTITVRNAQGTVVFHDSVAFLPQDAKMTSLGVVKVTDGLPEQLGLVGFFYPTAQPLTTGAYTSVYPDLIYPLLSLNVYAGDLGINDGTARSVYTLDPTGMTQLAGPGTDTAAIQLVPGQTADLPNGLGTVTFDDESPTAGAVATSDYSQSVKRYVSLSIHHDVAAPWVLTFAVIAVAGLLLALFVPRRRMWVKVAWRDDRLRVEYAGLARGEDPTLAAAVAQLAERHARTLPT from the coding sequence GTGTCACGCCCGCCCTCTGAGGACGTCGAGACGCGCGAGTCGGACCCGCTGCGCCCGACCGACCACGTCGACGGCGACGCGCCCGACGACGGCATCACATCGCCGCGTCTGGGTGTCATCGGCTGGCTGCGCTGGGGCTGGCGTCAGCTCACGAGCATGCGCACCGCCCTGGTCCTGCTGCTCCTGCTCGCCATCGCCGCGGTCCCCGGCTCGATCTTCCCGCAGCGCTCGGCCGACCCCAACGGGGTCACGCAGTACTTCAGCGAGAACCCGAGCCTCGCGCCGGTCCTGGACCACCTGCAGCTGTTCGACGTCTACAGCTCGGCGTGGTTCTCGGCGATCTACATCCTGCTGTTCATCTCGCTGATCGGCTGCGTCATCCCCCGCACCCGGCACCACTGGAAGGCGCTGCGTTCGCGGCCGCCGCGCACTCCCGCGCGCCTCTCGCGTCTGGCCGACCACGCCTCGCGCGTCGTCATGCTGCAGGCGGGGACGGATGCCGCGGCCGCCGCCGAGCAGGCGGTCGCCGCCGCCGCCACGCTGCTGCGCAAGTCGGGGTACCGCGTCGAGCGGTACGACCGCCGCGACGCGCTGTCCGTCTCCGCCGAGCGCGGCTACCTGCGCGAGACCGGCAACCTCGTGTTCCACATCGCGCTCGTCGGCGTGCTCATCGCCGTCGGCGTCGGCGGCGCCTTCACCTACACCGGGCAGCGCGCGATCATCGAGGGCACCTCGTTCACGAACGCCCTCACGTACTACTCCTCGTTCAACCCCGGCCGCTTCGTCTCGGGCGACTCGCTCTCGCCCTACTCGCTCACGCTCGACAAGTTCGACATCTCCTACGTGCCCTCCGGCGAGGCCGGCGGCGGCCAGGCGGGCGACTTCGCCGCGCACGTGACGACGACCCTGCCCGGCGGCGAGACGTCGCAGGGCGTGGTGCGCGTCAACCACCCGATGCGCGTGGGCGGCGACAGCGTGTACCTCATGGGCAACGGCTACGCTCCCACCATCACGGTCCGCAACGCACAGGGCACCGTCGTCTTCCACGACTCCGTCGCCTTCCTGCCGCAGGACGCGAAGATGACCTCCCTCGGCGTCGTCAAGGTCACCGACGGGCTCCCCGAGCAGCTCGGCCTCGTCGGCTTCTTCTACCCCACGGCCCAGCCGCTGACGACCGGCGCCTACACCTCCGTCTATCCCGACCTGATCTACCCCCTGCTGTCGCTGAACGTCTACGCGGGCGATCTCGGGATCAACGACGGCACCGCCCGGTCGGTGTACACGCTCGACCCGACGGGGATGACGCAGCTCGCCGGGCCCGGGACCGACACCGCCGCGATCCAGCTCGTGCCGGGTCAGACCGCCGACCTCCCGAACGGCCTCGGCACCGTCACGTTCGACGACGAGTCGCCGACCGCGGGCGCCGTCGCCACATCCGACTACTCGCAGTCGGTCAAGCGCTACGTCTCGCTCTCGATCCATCACGACGTCGCGGCGCCCTGGGTGCTGACGTTCGCGGTGATCGCGGTCGCGGGCCTGCTCCTCGCGCTCTTCGTGCCCCGTCGTCGCATGTGGGTCAAGGTCGCGTGGCGCGACGACCGCCTGCGCGTCGAGTACGCGGGACTCGCCCGCGGCGAGGATCCGACCCTCGCGGCCGCGGTCGCGCAGCTCGCCGAACGACACGCCCGAACACTCCCGACCTAG
- the ccsB gene encoding c-type cytochrome biogenesis protein CcsB — MLDFSSLDSVSVLLLWTAVAIYALAFIAYTIDLSRRGAQAVEAQDARVRERELVGAGAADPVAQVRAEEQVAAASLTARGGARPRPLWARIGTSLTWLGFLFHVGADVTRGIAAGRVPWSNMYEFAMTGTMLIVAVYLVVLFWYDLRFLGAFITGMIVLLLGASTLYFHVEVTPLADPLKSVWLVIHVFVASLATALFALAFGLSVVQLLQSRRERKVQAAAATDVAARGTGPRFLRILPSAETLESLAYRFAIIGFIFWTFTLIAGSIWANDAWGRYWGFDTKEVWTFVIWVLYAGYIHARATRGWRGTRSAWLSIIGFTAVMFNFTIVNMFFKGLHVYSGLS, encoded by the coding sequence ATGCTCGACTTCTCCTCGCTCGACTCCGTGTCGGTGCTGCTGCTGTGGACCGCGGTCGCGATCTACGCGCTCGCCTTCATCGCCTACACGATCGACCTCTCGCGCCGCGGCGCGCAGGCCGTCGAGGCGCAGGATGCGCGTGTCCGCGAGCGCGAGCTCGTGGGTGCGGGCGCCGCCGATCCGGTCGCACAGGTGCGAGCCGAGGAGCAGGTGGCCGCGGCGTCCCTCACCGCGCGGGGCGGGGCGCGGCCGAGGCCGCTCTGGGCGCGGATCGGCACCTCGCTGACCTGGCTCGGCTTCCTCTTCCACGTCGGCGCAGATGTCACCCGCGGCATCGCGGCGGGACGCGTGCCGTGGTCCAACATGTACGAGTTCGCGATGACGGGGACGATGCTGATCGTCGCGGTGTACCTCGTGGTGCTGTTCTGGTACGACCTGCGATTCCTCGGGGCGTTCATCACGGGGATGATCGTGCTGCTGCTCGGCGCCTCGACGCTGTACTTCCACGTCGAGGTCACCCCGCTGGCCGACCCGCTCAAGAGCGTGTGGCTCGTCATCCACGTGTTCGTCGCGTCGCTGGCGACCGCGTTGTTCGCGCTCGCGTTCGGGCTCTCGGTCGTGCAGCTGCTGCAGTCGCGTCGCGAGCGCAAGGTGCAGGCCGCGGCGGCGACCGACGTGGCGGCGCGGGGGACGGGGCCGCGATTCCTCCGCATCCTGCCCTCCGCCGAGACCCTCGAGTCGCTCGCCTACCGGTTCGCGATCATCGGCTTCATCTTCTGGACCTTCACGCTCATCGCCGGCTCGATCTGGGCCAACGACGCCTGGGGGCGGTACTGGGGCTTCGACACCAAAGAGGTGTGGACGTTCGTCATCTGGGTGCTGTATGCGGGGTACATCCACGCGCGTGCGACGCGCGGCTGGCGCGGCACGCGCTCGGCGTGGCTGTCGATCATCGGCTTCACGGCGGTCATGTTCAACTTCACGATCGTGAACATGTTCTTCAAGGGCCTGCACGTCTACAGCGGCCTGTCCTGA
- a CDS encoding YhgE/Pip family protein: MTLPVERSRTRRPVTWLTIVGVLLLPVVIGALLVTALYNPADRLENMTAAIVNDDAPVTVNGQLAPLGRQLTAGLVKGSDTQPSNLTWVISNSSDAASGLADGTYSAVVTIPEDFSAAATSTAGSSPQQATIQVQTATDAKVVDDAITAQITQAAASLMGQQLSQVYLENVLLGFTTLGDKLGQAASGAHELAAGTSQLGTGADALASGVGDLSTGASQLAGGASQLSDGASRLATGATQAAGGLSAWAGGAQTLASGSSDIADALQQVADQVPQDMPQVPQQVIDTAKDVAADSAQINRQLTDAANSLSALAADCEPATTPELCAALTRAAQDAQASLSTATGIVDQAGTIATGLEGLNQLPRLGAGLSELAAQQRQIAAGMQGLAGGATQAAAGVGQLADGAAGLSTGAAQLSAGASQLADGASQATSGAAQLATGARQAASGTSSLADGLDQAVAQIPRYSDAQAKSLATVVSDPVAAQGETTNLFGASAIPLLAMLVLWFGGLASYVVFRAVSGAALTSRAPSALLALRGFAPGAIAGAVQGVLVAAVVQVAASYDWADWSLFAAVCVVAGIAFAAVNQALVALLGGAGRWIAAVIGALAVATGVVSTVPGALAGVATLAPTWPAYTAMLGALTPAGGTGAALVGLAVWTVLALVTTVIVVARRRRTSARAVLAAS; the protein is encoded by the coding sequence ATGACCCTTCCCGTGGAACGCTCCCGCACACGCCGGCCGGTCACGTGGCTGACGATCGTCGGGGTGCTGCTGCTTCCCGTCGTGATCGGGGCGCTGCTGGTCACGGCTCTCTACAATCCGGCCGACCGGCTCGAGAACATGACGGCCGCCATCGTCAACGACGACGCACCGGTCACCGTGAACGGGCAGCTCGCCCCGCTCGGCCGCCAGCTGACCGCCGGGCTCGTGAAGGGCTCGGACACGCAGCCGAGCAATCTCACCTGGGTCATCTCGAACAGCTCGGATGCGGCGTCGGGACTGGCCGACGGCACGTACAGCGCGGTCGTCACGATCCCGGAGGACTTCTCCGCCGCCGCGACCTCGACCGCGGGGAGCTCCCCGCAGCAGGCGACGATCCAGGTGCAGACGGCCACCGACGCGAAGGTCGTCGACGACGCCATCACCGCCCAGATCACGCAGGCCGCGGCATCCCTCATGGGGCAGCAGCTGTCACAGGTGTACCTGGAGAACGTGCTGCTCGGCTTCACGACGCTCGGCGACAAGCTCGGGCAGGCGGCCTCGGGGGCGCACGAGCTGGCCGCGGGCACGTCGCAGCTCGGCACCGGGGCCGATGCGCTCGCGAGCGGCGTCGGGGACCTCTCGACGGGCGCCTCGCAGCTGGCCGGCGGGGCGTCGCAGCTCTCCGACGGCGCATCCCGGCTGGCGACCGGGGCGACCCAGGCCGCGGGCGGCCTGTCCGCGTGGGCGGGCGGCGCGCAGACGCTCGCGAGCGGGTCGAGCGACATCGCGGACGCCCTGCAGCAGGTCGCCGACCAGGTGCCGCAGGACATGCCGCAGGTTCCGCAGCAGGTCATCGACACGGCGAAGGACGTCGCAGCCGACAGTGCGCAGATCAACCGGCAGCTGACGGATGCCGCGAACTCGCTCTCGGCGCTCGCGGCGGACTGCGAGCCGGCGACGACGCCCGAGCTGTGCGCCGCACTGACGCGCGCGGCACAGGACGCGCAGGCCTCGCTGTCCACCGCGACCGGGATCGTCGATCAGGCGGGGACCATCGCGACGGGGCTCGAAGGCCTCAACCAGCTCCCCCGGCTGGGGGCGGGGCTGTCCGAGCTCGCCGCGCAGCAGCGCCAGATCGCCGCCGGCATGCAGGGGCTCGCGGGCGGCGCGACGCAGGCCGCGGCCGGCGTGGGTCAGCTCGCGGACGGTGCCGCGGGCCTGTCCACGGGGGCGGCGCAGCTGTCCGCCGGCGCCTCCCAGCTCGCGGACGGCGCCTCGCAGGCCACCTCCGGCGCCGCGCAGCTGGCGACGGGGGCGCGGCAGGCGGCATCCGGCACGAGCTCCCTCGCCGACGGCCTCGACCAGGCCGTCGCCCAGATCCCCCGTTACAGCGATGCGCAGGCGAAGAGTCTCGCGACGGTCGTCTCGGACCCGGTGGCCGCACAGGGCGAGACGACGAACCTCTTCGGGGCGTCGGCGATCCCGCTGCTCGCGATGCTCGTGCTGTGGTTCGGCGGCCTCGCCTCCTACGTCGTGTTCCGCGCGGTGAGCGGGGCGGCGCTCACGAGCCGGGCGCCCTCGGCGCTGCTCGCCCTGCGCGGCTTCGCCCCCGGCGCGATCGCGGGCGCCGTCCAGGGCGTCCTGGTGGCGGCCGTCGTGCAGGTCGCCGCATCCTACGACTGGGCCGACTGGTCGCTGTTCGCCGCCGTGTGCGTCGTGGCGGGCATCGCGTTCGCGGCCGTGAACCAGGCGCTCGTGGCGCTGCTGGGCGGAGCCGGCCGCTGGATCGCTGCGGTCATCGGCGCGCTCGCGGTCGCGACGGGCGTGGTCTCGACCGTGCCGGGGGCGCTGGCGGGCGTGGCGACGCTCGCGCCGACCTGGCCCGCCTACACGGCGATGCTCGGCGCGCTCACCCCCGCGGGCGGGACCGGTGCCGCGCTCGTGGGCCTGGCCGTGTGGACCGTGCTGGCGCTCGTGACCACCGTGATCGTGGTGGCGCGGCGGCGGCGCACCTCCGCCCGCGCCGTGCTCGCCGCATCCTGA
- a CDS encoding efflux RND transporter permease subunit, translating into MSTLLYSLGQWSFRHPWRVLASWLIVLVLAGAGAAVFGQGTNNTFTIPGTESQAGLQQLDRTFPQVSGTSAQFVVVAAPGGAVTDSAYETPIADTISRIEALDGVLAVTSPYSAQVTGGISDDGDAAIVRLQFDGQSTSVPQATVDALSGIVDGLRAELPAGSQVALGGDLFAISVPGVSITEAIGLVIALVVLIVTFRSFVVAGLPLATAVLGVGLSMALIFCATAFTDVSSTTPLLALMLGLAVGIDYALFIIARHQDQVRSGVDPQESVARATGTAGSAVVFAGITVLIALIGLSFAGIPFLTTMGVAAAVAVALAVAVAVTLTPALLGFVKGRVVGWRRRAKKDAASSPRRGFAHRWVMLVTRHPVVTTVSIVALLGIVAIPAGSLALALPNAGQLPKDDQARITYDLTAEHFGPGANGPLIMTGTIVTSTDPVALMDEIGTDVANLPGVKEVALATPNETADTGIVQIVPTTAPDDPATAALVRELRAQHDRLLAQYGVDLTVTGFTAVAIDISDRLSQALLPFGVFVVGLSLLLLMIVFRSIWVPVKAALGYLLSVLASFGVVAAVFEWGWFADALHVTRVGPVISFMPIVLMGVLFGLAMDYEVFLVSRMREDFVHTRRARGGRGERETAVAAVRSGFSASARVVTAAGVIMFAVFAAFVPEGDSSLKPIALGLASGILIDAFLVRMTLVPAVMTLLGDKAWWMPAWLERTLPHFDIEGEAVERELALRAWPERPAALVGEEVTVRATGLRPDADRLAFDPVTFRVDPGASLVVTGERRPARVFALMAAGRIDPAGGRLRVAGHLLPGRAAWVRSHVGVALLDGTPDSIGRLRRALRGRVRTVVVDGLDLLDDDLREQAVVALRDAALLRSRTDGDASLTIVATGRRAQPIVSLLADARFAEIGTLELPSPLPAHTPSEVLA; encoded by the coding sequence GTGTCCACTCTCCTGTACTCGCTCGGCCAGTGGTCGTTCCGTCACCCGTGGCGCGTGCTCGCCTCCTGGCTCATCGTCCTCGTCCTGGCGGGCGCCGGCGCGGCGGTCTTCGGCCAGGGGACGAACAACACCTTCACGATCCCCGGCACCGAGTCGCAGGCCGGCCTCCAGCAGCTGGACCGCACGTTCCCGCAGGTGTCGGGCACGAGCGCGCAGTTCGTCGTCGTCGCCGCACCGGGCGGCGCGGTCACCGACAGCGCCTACGAGACCCCGATCGCCGACACGATCAGCCGCATCGAGGCGCTCGACGGAGTGCTCGCCGTCACGAGCCCCTACAGCGCGCAGGTCACGGGCGGGATCTCCGACGACGGCGACGCGGCGATCGTGCGCCTGCAGTTCGACGGACAGTCCACCAGCGTCCCGCAGGCCACCGTGGACGCGCTGAGCGGGATCGTGGACGGCCTGCGGGCCGAGCTTCCCGCCGGCTCCCAGGTGGCGCTGGGCGGCGACCTGTTCGCGATCTCGGTCCCGGGGGTCTCGATCACCGAGGCGATCGGGCTCGTCATCGCGCTCGTCGTGCTGATCGTCACGTTCCGCTCCTTCGTCGTCGCGGGCCTCCCGCTCGCCACGGCCGTGCTCGGAGTCGGCCTCTCGATGGCGCTCATCTTCTGCGCCACCGCGTTCACCGACGTCTCCTCGACGACGCCGCTGCTCGCGCTCATGCTCGGGCTCGCCGTCGGCATCGACTACGCGCTGTTCATCATCGCGAGACACCAGGACCAGGTCAGATCCGGCGTCGACCCGCAGGAATCGGTCGCCCGCGCGACCGGGACCGCCGGCTCGGCCGTCGTCTTCGCCGGCATCACGGTGCTCATCGCCCTCATCGGGCTCTCGTTCGCGGGCATCCCGTTCCTCACCACGATGGGCGTCGCCGCGGCCGTCGCGGTGGCCCTCGCGGTCGCGGTGGCCGTCACCCTCACACCCGCCCTCCTCGGGTTCGTGAAGGGCAGGGTCGTCGGCTGGCGCCGGCGCGCGAAGAAGGATGCCGCATCCTCCCCTCGGCGCGGCTTCGCGCACCGATGGGTCATGCTCGTGACCCGTCATCCGGTCGTGACGACCGTGTCGATCGTGGCGCTGCTCGGGATCGTCGCGATCCCCGCCGGAAGCCTGGCCCTGGCGCTCCCGAACGCGGGGCAGCTGCCGAAGGACGATCAGGCCCGCATCACCTACGACCTCACGGCCGAGCACTTCGGGCCCGGAGCCAACGGGCCGCTCATCATGACCGGCACGATCGTGACCTCCACCGACCCGGTCGCCCTCATGGACGAGATCGGCACGGACGTCGCAAACCTGCCCGGCGTGAAGGAGGTCGCCCTCGCGACCCCCAACGAGACCGCCGACACCGGAATCGTGCAGATCGTGCCGACGACGGCGCCCGACGACCCCGCGACCGCCGCCCTCGTGCGCGAGCTGCGCGCCCAGCACGACCGGCTGCTGGCCCAGTACGGCGTCGACCTCACGGTCACGGGGTTCACCGCCGTCGCCATCGACATCTCCGACCGACTGTCCCAGGCGCTCCTGCCGTTCGGCGTCTTCGTCGTGGGACTCTCGCTGCTGCTGCTCATGATCGTGTTCCGCTCGATCTGGGTGCCCGTCAAAGCGGCCCTCGGCTATCTGCTCTCGGTCCTGGCGTCGTTCGGGGTCGTCGCCGCCGTGTTCGAGTGGGGCTGGTTCGCCGATGCGCTCCACGTCACCCGGGTGGGCCCGGTCATCAGCTTCATGCCCATCGTGCTCATGGGCGTGCTCTTCGGGCTGGCGATGGACTACGAGGTGTTCCTCGTCTCGCGGATGCGCGAGGACTTCGTGCACACGCGCCGCGCGCGCGGCGGCCGCGGTGAACGCGAGACGGCGGTCGCCGCCGTCCGCAGCGGCTTCTCGGCGTCCGCGCGCGTCGTGACCGCGGCCGGCGTCATCATGTTCGCCGTGTTCGCGGCGTTCGTCCCGGAGGGCGACTCGAGCCTCAAACCCATCGCCCTCGGGTTGGCGAGCGGCATCCTCATCGACGCGTTCCTCGTGCGCATGACCCTCGTGCCGGCCGTCATGACCCTGCTCGGCGACAAGGCCTGGTGGATGCCTGCCTGGCTGGAACGGACGCTGCCCCACTTCGACATCGAGGGCGAGGCGGTCGAGCGCGAGCTGGCGCTGAGGGCGTGGCCGGAGCGTCCGGCGGCCCTCGTGGGCGAGGAGGTCACGGTACGCGCCACGGGGCTGCGACCGGATGCCGACCGCCTCGCGTTCGACCCGGTCACCTTCCGCGTGGATCCGGGCGCGAGCCTCGTGGTGACGGGCGAGCGGCGGCCGGCGCGGGTGTTCGCGCTCATGGCGGCCGGGCGCATCGACCCGGCCGGCGGCCGCCTGCGGGTCGCGGGGCATCTGCTCCCCGGCCGCGCCGCGTGGGTCCGCTCGCACGTCGGCGTCGCGCTGCTGGACGGCACCCCCGACTCGATCGGACGACTGCGCCGCGCCCTGCGCGGCCGCGTTCGCACGGTCGTCGTCGACGGTCTCGACCTGCTCGACGACGATCTGCGCGAGCAGGCCGTCGTCGCCCTCCGCGACGCCGCGCTGCTGCGAAGCCGTACGGACGGCGACGCGTCGCTCACGATCGTCGCGACGGGCCGCCGCGCCCAGCCGATCGTGTCCCTGCTGGCCGATGCCCGCTTCGCCGAGATCGGCACGCTGGAGCTGCCGTCTCCCCTTCCCGCCCACACCCCGAGCGAGGTGCTCGCATGA
- a CDS encoding TetR/AcrR family transcriptional regulator yields the protein MTETATRSRENTRARLVEAASLVFAESGVEGASVEAICERAGFTRGAFYSNFGSKAELLFALVQQLAEEKVARIGVRVREMDVDGPGRLGPAEVVAQVREIAAENRATVVLMNELRVQAMRDAELARAYLALEDAMNERIAEIITDIVRIHGLRLRLPALEAARLLQMNWNATAALAAIARLDDADAQRLLTERTATLAAALAEGDADG from the coding sequence ATGACGGAGACGGCGACGCGAAGCCGCGAGAACACGCGCGCACGGCTGGTAGAGGCGGCATCCCTCGTCTTCGCCGAGTCGGGTGTCGAAGGCGCGTCGGTCGAGGCGATCTGCGAGCGCGCGGGCTTCACGCGGGGTGCGTTCTACTCCAACTTCGGCTCGAAGGCCGAGCTCCTGTTCGCACTCGTCCAGCAGCTGGCCGAGGAGAAGGTCGCCCGCATCGGTGTCCGGGTGCGGGAGATGGATGTCGACGGTCCGGGGCGCCTCGGCCCGGCGGAGGTCGTCGCCCAGGTCCGGGAGATCGCGGCGGAGAACCGCGCCACGGTGGTGCTGATGAACGAGCTCCGCGTCCAGGCGATGCGCGATGCGGAGCTGGCGCGGGCCTACCTGGCGCTCGAGGACGCGATGAACGAGCGGATCGCGGAGATCATCACCGACATCGTCCGCATCCACGGGCTGCGGCTGCGGCTGCCCGCGCTCGAAGCGGCACGACTGCTCCAGATGAACTGGAACGCGACCGCGGCGCTGGCGGCCATCGCGAGGCTCGACGACGCGGACGCGCAGCGGCTTCTGACCGAGCGCACCGCGACGCTCGCCGCGGCGCTGGCGGAGGGCGACGCGGACGGCTGA
- a CDS encoding o-succinylbenzoate synthase encodes MRALIPSLEELRETARVVALPLHTRFRGIDVREALLLDGPEGWTEFSPFVEYDDAEAAAWLAAAIDFGWMPQPAAARTHVRVNATVPAVSAASVPGVIARFHGCRTAKVKVAQSGQELADDVARVRAVRRELGPAGRIRIDANAGWNLDEADRAVHALAEFDLEYVEQPCASVAELAELRERIAHLGIPIAADESVRKAEDPLHVARSGAADILVVKAAPLGGVRRALDIVARAGLPAVVSSALDTSVGLGMGLALAAALPELDYDCGLGTSSLLAQDVAHDPLRAVDGAIAVRRSTPDTDLLDAFAAPADRTAWWLERLGRCHAALAASGR; translated from the coding sequence ATGAGGGCGCTGATCCCGTCGCTCGAGGAGCTGCGCGAGACGGCGCGCGTGGTCGCACTCCCGCTGCACACCCGGTTCCGCGGCATCGACGTGCGCGAGGCGCTCCTGCTGGACGGCCCCGAGGGGTGGACCGAGTTCTCCCCCTTCGTCGAGTACGACGACGCCGAGGCCGCCGCCTGGCTGGCCGCCGCGATCGATTTCGGCTGGATGCCGCAGCCCGCCGCCGCGCGCACGCACGTGCGGGTGAACGCCACGGTCCCCGCGGTGTCGGCGGCATCCGTGCCCGGGGTCATCGCACGCTTCCACGGCTGCCGAACCGCCAAGGTGAAGGTCGCGCAGTCCGGCCAGGAGCTCGCCGACGACGTGGCGCGGGTGCGCGCGGTGCGCCGTGAGCTGGGGCCGGCCGGACGCATCCGGATCGACGCGAACGCCGGCTGGAACCTCGACGAGGCCGACCGCGCGGTGCACGCGCTCGCCGAGTTCGACCTGGAGTACGTGGAGCAGCCGTGCGCGAGCGTCGCCGAGCTCGCCGAGCTGCGCGAGCGGATCGCGCACCTCGGCATCCCGATCGCGGCCGACGAGAGCGTGCGCAAGGCCGAGGACCCGCTGCACGTCGCCCGCTCGGGAGCCGCCGACATCCTCGTCGTGAAGGCGGCACCGCTCGGCGGTGTGCGGCGTGCGCTCGACATCGTGGCCCGCGCGGGACTGCCCGCCGTGGTCTCGAGCGCCCTCGACACCTCGGTCGGCCTCGGGATGGGGCTCGCACTGGCGGCGGCGCTGCCCGAGCTCGACTACGACTGCGGCCTGGGCACCTCGTCGCTGCTCGCACAGGATGTCGCGCACGACCCGCTGCGGGCCGTCGACGGTGCGATCGCGGTGCGCCGCAGCACGCCCGACACCGATCTGCTCGATGCGTTCGCCGCCCCCGCCGACCGCACGGCGTGGTGGCTCGAGCGGCTCGGACGCTGCCACGCGGCGCTGGCGGCGTCCGGACGCTGA
- a CDS encoding LLM class F420-dependent oxidoreductase, translating into MPLLDTPVRLGVQIEPQQVAYADIREAVVRLEEMGVDILFNWDHFFPLHGGPDGPHFESWTMLAAWAEQTERVEFGALVNCNGYRNADLQADMARTIDHISAKGGEGRFIFGTGSGWFERDYQEYGYEFGTAGSRLDELAVGLGRIESRWERLNPPPTRRIPILIGGAGEKKTLRIVAGHADIWHSFVAPDALAHKLDVIAGWADVDGHDVSRLIVSSELKGRDTDTADALHDAGARLFTLGFGGPEWDFGLVQRWLDWRDRKN; encoded by the coding sequence ATGCCTCTTCTGGACACACCGGTGCGCCTCGGCGTGCAGATCGAACCGCAGCAGGTCGCCTACGCCGACATCCGCGAGGCCGTCGTCCGGCTGGAGGAGATGGGCGTCGACATCCTCTTCAACTGGGATCACTTCTTCCCGCTCCACGGCGGCCCCGACGGTCCCCACTTCGAGTCCTGGACGATGCTCGCGGCCTGGGCCGAGCAGACCGAGCGCGTCGAGTTCGGCGCCCTCGTCAACTGCAACGGCTACCGCAACGCCGATCTGCAGGCCGACATGGCCCGCACGATCGACCACATCAGCGCGAAGGGCGGCGAGGGGCGCTTCATCTTCGGCACCGGCTCCGGATGGTTCGAGCGCGACTACCAGGAGTACGGCTACGAGTTCGGCACGGCCGGCTCGCGGCTCGACGAGCTCGCCGTGGGCCTCGGCCGCATCGAGTCCCGGTGGGAGCGCCTCAACCCGCCGCCGACGCGCCGCATCCCGATCCTCATCGGAGGCGCGGGGGAGAAGAAGACGCTTCGGATCGTCGCCGGTCACGCCGACATCTGGCACAGCTTCGTCGCGCCCGACGCGCTCGCGCACAAGCTCGACGTGATCGCCGGCTGGGCGGATGTCGACGGGCACGACGTGTCGCGCCTGATCGTGTCGAGCGAGCTCAAGGGCCGTGACACGGACACCGCCGACGCGCTCCACGACGCGGGGGCGCGGCTGTTCACGCTCGGCTTCGGCGGCCCCGAGTGGGACTTCGGCCTCGTGCAGCGCTGGCTCGACTGGCGCGACCGCAAGAACTGA